A genomic stretch from Glaciecola nitratireducens FR1064 includes:
- the msrB gene encoding peptide-methionine (R)-S-oxide reductase MsrB, translating to MSDPWKDKLSEEEYRVTRQAGTERPYTGEYLDNKATGNYVCKCCGANLFASDAKFDSGCGWPSFFEQSEEANVVYRVDNSLGMKRTEIVCKNCDAHLGHVFDDGPKPTGQRYCVNSISLNFKGQED from the coding sequence ATGAGTGATCCTTGGAAAGATAAATTAAGCGAAGAAGAATACAGAGTTACTCGTCAGGCCGGTACAGAAAGGCCATACACAGGGGAGTATCTAGATAATAAGGCGACCGGTAATTACGTATGTAAATGCTGCGGAGCAAATTTGTTTGCATCGGACGCAAAGTTTGATTCTGGATGCGGTTGGCCTTCGTTTTTTGAACAAAGCGAAGAGGCTAACGTTGTATATCGGGTTGATAATTCGTTAGGCATGAAGCGAACTGAAATAGTGTGTAAGAATTGTGACGCTCACTTAGGCCATGTTTTCGACGATGGACCAAAACCAACAGGCCAGAGATATTGCGTAAACTCCATATCTTTGAACTTCAAGGGACAGGAAGATTGA